One stretch of Gemmatimonadota bacterium DNA includes these proteins:
- the flgK gene encoding flagellar hook-associated protein FlgK → MPGTISGLLSVARSGLLASQRSVEVASNNIANANTPGYSRQRADLVTGQPVQLATIQLGTGVRVLDVDRVRDGLLDIAYRDATSVGSGHGQRLFVLEGIEAALAEPGTNGLGASLDRFWSSWNDLANDPTSTAARLAVRVAGQDVSSTFQRLSGSIDEARGSATLRLNGMVDELNQLTAQIGDLNTRILAAESSGGTAAVLRDSLDNAIDRIATISGVQVVQRSDGTAAVHLNGSALVDGGVARALSVTSGPPLGLALPGGTPVTPPASGALGSLLHAVNVELPGLQADLDAMAAAVVSAVNTVHQTGTNPNGNTGVDFFDPAGVTARTIGLSAAVLGDVQEIAAGTPDGTGLYQAGQNDVALALAAVRDQAQAGLGGISVTEAYGNYVSDIGARVASTRTGQAAQESLQLQADIRRSEVSGVSLDEEMVDLVRFQAAYQASARMVTVADEMIGTLLQMV, encoded by the coding sequence ATGCCGGGTACCATCTCCGGACTCCTGTCCGTCGCCCGCTCCGGCCTGCTGGCCAGCCAGCGGTCGGTGGAGGTGGCGAGCAACAACATCGCCAACGCCAACACCCCCGGCTATTCGCGGCAGCGGGCCGACCTGGTCACCGGTCAGCCCGTGCAGCTCGCGACCATCCAACTGGGCACGGGCGTGCGGGTCCTGGACGTGGACCGGGTGCGGGACGGGCTGTTGGACATCGCCTACCGCGATGCCACGTCGGTCGGGTCGGGACACGGACAGCGCCTCTTCGTGCTGGAAGGCATCGAGGCGGCACTGGCCGAGCCCGGCACCAATGGTCTGGGAGCCTCGCTCGATCGCTTCTGGTCCTCGTGGAACGACCTGGCCAACGATCCGACCAGCACGGCGGCGCGACTGGCCGTGCGCGTCGCGGGGCAGGATGTCTCGTCCACGTTCCAGCGGCTGTCGGGCTCGATCGATGAAGCCCGGGGCTCGGCCACGCTGCGCTTGAACGGCATGGTGGACGAGCTCAACCAGCTCACCGCCCAGATCGGGGACCTCAACACCCGGATCCTCGCCGCGGAATCGAGCGGCGGGACCGCCGCGGTGCTGCGCGACTCGCTGGACAATGCCATCGACCGCATCGCCACCATCAGCGGCGTGCAAGTGGTGCAGCGCTCGGACGGGACGGCGGCGGTGCACCTGAACGGGAGCGCCCTGGTCGATGGTGGAGTGGCACGCGCGCTCAGCGTCACGTCGGGCCCGCCGCTCGGGCTGGCCCTGCCCGGCGGAACGCCGGTGACGCCGCCGGCGTCGGGCGCGCTGGGTTCGCTGCTCCACGCCGTCAACGTGGAGCTGCCGGGCCTGCAGGCGGACCTGGACGCCATGGCGGCGGCCGTGGTGTCGGCCGTCAACACGGTGCACCAGACGGGCACCAACCCCAACGGCAACACCGGCGTGGATTTCTTCGATCCTGCCGGGGTGACGGCCCGCACCATCGGGCTCTCGGCCGCCGTGCTGGGGGACGTGCAGGAGATCGCGGCGGGCACGCCCGACGGAACCGGCCTCTACCAAGCCGGTCAGAACGACGTGGCCCTGGCGCTGGCCGCGGTACGCGATCAAGCCCAGGCAGGCCTCGGCGGCATCAGCGTGACGGAGGCCTACGGGAACTACGTCTCCGACATCGGCGCGCGCGTCGCCTCGACGCGCACCGGGCAGGCCGCGCAGGAGAGCCTGCAGCTCCAGGCGGACATCCGCCGTTCGGAGGTGAGCGGGGTCTCCCTGGACGAGGAGATGGTGGACCTGGTGCGCTTCCAGGCCGCCTATCAGGCGTCCGCGCGCATGGTCACCGTCGCCGACGAGATGATCGGGACCCTCCTGCAGATGGTCTGA
- a CDS encoding rod-binding protein, whose translation MSLLAGITGAGGTPPADERARLKQTAQQLEAAFYEQMLKALRATVPEGSSTSPGSRQAGDMFTDLLDQQVSEDLAARQGPASLGQAIYRQLARDAGWSISGPGDSGSTSGGER comes from the coding sequence ATGAGCCTCCTTGCGGGAATCACCGGCGCCGGCGGAACACCGCCCGCCGACGAGCGGGCGCGACTGAAGCAGACGGCCCAGCAGCTCGAGGCGGCCTTCTACGAGCAGATGCTCAAGGCGCTCCGGGCCACCGTGCCCGAGGGCAGCAGCACCTCCCCCGGCTCCCGGCAGGCCGGGGACATGTTCACCGACCTGCTGGACCAGCAGGTCTCGGAGGATCTGGCCGCCCGACAGGGGCCGGCCAGCCTCGGCCAGGCCATCTATCGCCAGCTCGCACGGGACGCGGGGTGGAGCATCAGCGGGCCCGGGGACAGCGGTTCCACGAGCGGAGGGGAGCGATGA
- a CDS encoding flagellar basal body P-ring protein FlgI — protein MNLRPLFLALLLALAAAPVAGQVRVRDLLLQEQDVPRRLMGYGLVVGLDGSGDRTIGNLSGAQTVRSVANLLRRFDVEVPPELLRTRNVAAVLVTAEVSAYLRPGGRFEVQVASLGDATSLRGGMLWTTPLVADAGGAPVATAQGAMVMSDGQDSRSVYPVETSGRVPGGGLLEIESPVPGFATAGRLVLREPDLGTALRVAEAINGAVGEGTVAVLDPGALQLTLPEDGAPGVAALLGQIGDLQVTPDRSSRVIIDGRDGTVVAGGGMTVGEAVVSHRGITLTVVGGGVSTPETGLVAVEPGTSVQEVAAALQSVGAPPSAIAAIFHALKDVGAMTGEVTVR, from the coding sequence ATGAACCTCCGTCCTCTCTTCCTTGCGCTGCTCCTGGCCCTGGCCGCGGCTCCCGTGGCCGGACAGGTGCGGGTGCGCGACCTGCTCCTCCAGGAGCAGGACGTGCCGCGCCGCCTGATGGGCTACGGCCTGGTGGTCGGCCTCGACGGCTCGGGTGACCGCACCATCGGCAATCTGTCGGGCGCTCAGACCGTGCGCTCCGTGGCCAACCTGCTCCGGCGCTTCGACGTCGAGGTGCCGCCCGAGCTCCTGCGCACCCGCAACGTGGCCGCGGTGCTCGTCACCGCCGAGGTCTCCGCCTACCTGCGACCGGGCGGCCGCTTCGAGGTGCAGGTGGCCTCGCTGGGCGACGCCACGTCGCTCCGGGGCGGAATGTTGTGGACCACGCCGCTGGTGGCGGACGCGGGCGGTGCGCCCGTGGCCACCGCCCAGGGGGCCATGGTCATGAGCGACGGTCAGGACAGCCGCAGCGTCTACCCGGTGGAGACCAGCGGGCGCGTGCCCGGCGGAGGGCTCCTGGAGATCGAGTCGCCCGTGCCCGGCTTCGCGACGGCCGGCCGGCTCGTCCTGCGCGAACCCGACCTGGGGACCGCGCTCCGGGTGGCCGAGGCCATCAACGGCGCGGTCGGGGAGGGCACCGTGGCGGTGCTCGACCCGGGCGCGTTGCAGCTCACCCTGCCCGAGGACGGCGCCCCCGGTGTGGCGGCCCTGCTCGGCCAGATCGGCGACCTGCAGGTCACGCCCGACCGCAGCAGCCGGGTCATCATCGACGGGCGCGACGGCACCGTGGTGGCCGGCGGGGGCATGACCGTCGGCGAGGCCGTGGTCAGCCACCGGGGCATCACCCTCACCGTGGTCGGTGGGGGCGTCTCCACGCCGGAGACCGGCCTCGTGGCCGTGGAGCCCGGAACGAGCGTGCAGGAGGTGGCCGCGGCGCTCCAGTCGGTCGGAGCGCCTCCGTCGGCCATCGCCGCCATCTTCCACGCGCTCAAGGACGTGGGCGCCATGACGGGCGAGGTCACGGTCCGATGA
- the flgN gene encoding flagellar export chaperone FlgN, translating to MSGSGGTAGLGRPQEAQQLVAAIERERALLDDLKSALDRQRAAVAADDVEGIEQGVHAVHRVLFTLSEASARRRGIVRMLGGREDARLGELAELLGTDAPPQLLEALRALSGTAGVVQEALELTRQVLRGAAETGDALIKRLSGADTPGDGYPGGATRRSGALLNREV from the coding sequence ATGAGCGGGTCCGGCGGGACGGCGGGACTGGGGCGGCCCCAGGAGGCCCAGCAGCTCGTGGCGGCCATCGAGCGCGAGCGCGCGCTCCTGGACGACCTCAAGAGCGCCCTGGACCGGCAACGGGCGGCCGTGGCCGCCGACGATGTGGAAGGGATCGAGCAGGGGGTGCACGCCGTGCACCGGGTCCTGTTCACCCTGTCCGAGGCGAGCGCGCGCAGGCGGGGGATCGTCCGCATGCTGGGCGGGCGGGAGGACGCCCGCCTGGGTGAGCTGGCGGAGCTCCTGGGAACGGACGCGCCACCCCAGCTCCTGGAGGCGTTGCGCGCCTTGAGCGGGACGGCCGGGGTGGTGCAGGAGGCCCTGGAGCTGACCCGGCAGGTCCTGCGCGGTGCCGCCGAGACCGGAGACGCGCTCATCAAACGGCTGTCGGGCGCCGATACTCCAGGGGACGGCTATCCGGGCGGCGCGACCCGCCGTTCCGGGGCCCTCCTGAACCGAGAGGTCTAG